One genomic region from Phragmites australis chromosome 1, lpPhrAust1.1, whole genome shotgun sequence encodes:
- the LOC133915099 gene encoding aldehyde dehydrogenase family 2 member C4-like: MATANGSSGGKGFEVPKVEIKFTKLFINGQFVDAVSGKTFETRDPRTGEVTATIAEGDKADVDLAVKAAREAFDNGPWPRMTGYERGRILHRFADLVDQHVEELAALDTVDAGKLFLVGKILDIPAAAHLLRYYAGAADKIHGETLKMAQRMHGYTLKEPVGVVGHIVPWNYPTTMFFFKVSPALAAGCTVVVKPAEQTPLSALFYAHLAKEAGVPDGVLNVVPGFGPKAGAAVASHMDIDKVSFTGSTEVGRLVMKAAAESNLKPVSLELGGKSPVIVFDDADLDMAVNLVNFATYTNKGEICVAGTRIYVQEGIYDAFVKKAAEVAKKSVVGDPFNPHVHQGPQVDKDQYDKVLKYIDLGKQEGATLVTGGKPCGDKGYYIEPTIFTDVKDDMAIAQDEIFGPVMALMKFKTVEEAIQKANNTRYGLAAGVVTKNIDIANTVSRSIRAGAIWINCYFAFDPDAPFGGYKHSGFGKDMGMDALEKYLQTKTVVTPLYNTPWL; encoded by the exons ATGGCGACGGCGAACGGGAGCAGCGGCGGCAAGGGGTTCGAGGTGCCCAAGGTGGAGATCAAGTTCACCAAGCTCTTCATCAACGGCCAGTTCGTCGACGCCGTCTCCG GTAAGACGTTCGAGACCCGGGACCCTCGCACCGGTGAGGTCACCGCCACGATTGCCGAGGGCGACAAGGCAGACGTCGACCTCGCCGTgaaggccgcccgggaggcctTCGACAACGGCCCCTGGCCGAGGATGACGGGCTAC GAGCGGGGCCGGATCCTCCACCGGTTCGCGGACCTGGTTGACCAGCACGTGGAGGAGCTGGCGGCGCTCGACACGGTGGACGCCGGCAAGCTCTTCCTGGTCGGAAAGATTTTGGacatccccgccgccgcccacctGCTGCGCTACTATGCCGGTGCCGCCGACAAGATCCACGGCGAGACGCTCAAGATGGCGCAGCGGATGCACGGGTACACGCTCAAGGAGCCCGTCGGCGTCGTCGGCCACATCGTGCCCTGGAACTACCCGACCACCATGTTCTTCTTCAAGGTTAGCCCTGCCCTCGCCGCGGGCTGCACCGTGGTCGTCAAGCCCGCCGAGCAGACGCCGCTCTCCGCGCTCTTCTACGCTCACCTCGCCAAGGAGGCCGGTGTCCCCGACGGTGTGCTCAACGTCGTGCCCGGGTTCGGCCCCAAGGCCGGCGCCGCCGTGGCGTCGCACATGGACATCGACAAGGTGAGCTTCACCGGGTCCACGGAGGTCGGGCGGCTGGTCATGAAGGCAGCAGCCGAGAGCAACCTCAAGCCAGTCTCGCTCGAGCTTGGCGGCAAGTCTCCGGTCATCGTGTTCGACGACGCGGACCTTGACATGGCCGTGAACCTGGTTAACTTCGCCACATACACCAACAAG GGAGAGATCTGTGTCGCCGGCACACGCATCTATGTGCAGGAAGGGATCTACGACGCATTCGTGAAGAAGGCCGCCGAGGTCGCCAAGAAATCGGTGGTCGGAGATCCGTTCAACCCGCATGTACACCAAGGCCCTCAG GTTGACAAGGACCAGTACGACAAGGTTCTCAAGTACATTGATCTCGGTAAGCAAGAAGGCGCCACGCTAGTCACCGGAGGGAAGCCCTGCGGCGACAAGGGCTACTACATTGAGCCCACCATATTCACGGACGTCAAG GACGACATGGCGATCGCGCAAGATGAAATCTTTGGGCCGGTGATGGCTCTCATGAAATTCAA GACGGTTGAGGAGGCGATTCAGAAGGCGAACAACACCCGGTACGGCCTGGCCGCCGGAGTAGTGACCAAGAACATCGACATCGCCAACACGGTGTCACGGTCGATCCGCGCAGGTGCCATCTGGATCAACTGCTACTTCGCATTCGACCCCGATGCGCCGTTCGGCGGGTACAAGCATAGCGGGTTCGGCAAGGACATGGGCATGGACGCCCTTGAGAAGTATCTGCAGACCAAGACCGTAGTCACACCCCTATACAACACACCTTGGCTCTGA